One segment of Herbaspirillum hiltneri N3 DNA contains the following:
- a CDS encoding MFS transporter produces MTSAIAPEQLLHHRSFRLFWLASVASTIALQMQIVAVGWQVYQLTRSPFDLGIVGLVQFIPSLFLVFVVGHVADRHDRRQVARFSILVEAIAAGLLAAGSLGGWLTKEAIFAIVFVIGAGRAFSKPTMSAMLPTLMQPSLLPRAVAGSASATQVAIIIGPAIGGFLYVAGPSTVYITSCILFVLCSVLVSMIKVETPPVKRENATLKSVFAGIAYIRSKPAIFGAISLDLFAVLLGGATALLPVYAHDILHTNSVGLGLLRSAPAVGALSVAIFLARNPLRGRIGRTMFIAVGIFGLATIVFGLSQSFAVSLLALVVLGASDMISVVVRSTFVQLETPDEMRGRVSAVNSVFIGTSNQLGEFESGLTAAWFGAVPAVLIGGIGTLLVVALWIRLFPQLFQVDRLVDNTSKKSS; encoded by the coding sequence ATGACCTCTGCCATCGCGCCAGAACAGCTGTTGCATCACCGTTCCTTCCGATTGTTCTGGCTCGCCAGCGTAGCCTCCACGATTGCGCTGCAGATGCAGATCGTGGCCGTCGGCTGGCAGGTCTACCAGCTCACGCGCAGCCCCTTCGACCTCGGCATCGTGGGGCTGGTGCAGTTCATTCCTTCTCTGTTTCTCGTCTTCGTGGTCGGCCATGTGGCGGACCGGCATGACCGTCGCCAGGTCGCGCGCTTCAGTATTCTGGTGGAAGCGATTGCCGCCGGTTTGCTGGCGGCGGGCAGTTTGGGCGGCTGGCTGACCAAGGAAGCAATTTTCGCCATCGTATTTGTCATCGGTGCCGGTCGCGCCTTCAGCAAGCCGACCATGTCGGCCATGCTGCCGACGCTGATGCAACCGTCGCTGTTGCCGCGTGCGGTGGCCGGTTCGGCATCGGCGACGCAGGTGGCAATCATCATCGGACCGGCCATCGGCGGCTTCCTGTATGTGGCCGGGCCGTCGACGGTGTACATCACCAGTTGCATCCTGTTCGTGCTGTGCAGCGTGCTGGTGTCGATGATCAAGGTGGAAACGCCGCCGGTCAAGCGCGAGAACGCCACGCTCAAATCGGTGTTCGCCGGCATCGCCTACATCCGCAGCAAGCCGGCAATCTTCGGCGCGATCTCGCTCGATCTGTTTGCGGTGCTGCTGGGCGGCGCGACGGCGCTGTTGCCGGTGTACGCGCACGACATCCTGCACACCAATTCGGTCGGACTCGGACTGTTGCGCTCGGCGCCGGCGGTGGGGGCCTTGTCGGTGGCGATTTTCCTGGCGCGCAATCCGCTCAGGGGCCGCATCGGCCGCACCATGTTCATCGCGGTAGGAATTTTCGGACTGGCGACGATCGTATTCGGGTTGTCGCAGTCTTTCGCCGTGTCCTTGCTGGCGCTGGTGGTGCTGGGGGCCTCGGACATGATCAGCGTGGTGGTGCGTTCGACCTTCGTACAGCTGGAGACGCCGGACGAAATGCGCGGCCGCGTGAGCGCGGTGAATTCGGTCTTCATCGGCACCTCGAACCAGCTTGGCGAATTCGAGTCCGGCCTGACTGCTGCGTGGTTCGGTGCCGTGCCGGCGGTGCTGATCGGCGGCATCGGCACGCTGCTGGTGGTGGCGCTGTGGATCAGGCTGTTCCCGCAGCTGTTCCAGGTCGATCGCCTGGTCGACAACACCAGTAAAAAATCATCCTGA
- a CDS encoding zinc-dependent alcohol dehydrogenase family protein, whose protein sequence is MKIQAAVLRETTTVEPFATSRPLRIEELDLDAPGPGEVLVRMRAAGLCHSDLSVITGVRPRPVPMALGHEASGEVVEVGAGVTDLRRGDLVVLVFVPSCGHCLPCMEGRPALCEPGAETNTKGQLLSGALRLRAQNKPVNHHMGVSAFADHAVVSRRSCVKVDADIDPVEAALFGCAVLTGVGAAVNTAEVKAGTTAAVLGLGGVGLCAMLGALASGAREVIAVDLHDSKLALAKSLGATATVNARDPDAVEKVRALTRGGVDYAFEMAGSVQAMEAAYRMTRRGGMTVTAGLPAPDQKWALQQVSLVAEERTVKGSYIGSCVPLRDIPRYIGLYQSGRLPIDKLMGQRLALSDINSGFDRLASGEGLRDLIVF, encoded by the coding sequence ATGAAGATCCAGGCAGCAGTATTGAGAGAAACAACCACCGTCGAACCTTTCGCCACCAGTCGCCCTTTGCGCATCGAAGAGCTCGATCTCGACGCGCCCGGACCAGGCGAAGTGCTGGTCCGCATGCGCGCCGCCGGCCTGTGCCATTCCGACTTGTCGGTGATCACCGGTGTGCGGCCGCGGCCGGTGCCGATGGCGCTGGGCCATGAAGCCTCGGGCGAAGTGGTCGAGGTCGGCGCCGGCGTCACCGACCTGCGGCGCGGCGACCTCGTGGTGCTAGTTTTCGTGCCGAGTTGCGGCCATTGCCTGCCGTGCATGGAAGGCCGTCCGGCGCTGTGCGAGCCGGGCGCCGAAACCAACACCAAGGGACAGCTGCTGTCGGGCGCGTTGCGTCTGCGCGCGCAGAACAAGCCGGTCAATCATCACATGGGCGTCTCGGCCTTTGCCGACCATGCCGTGGTGTCGCGCCGTTCCTGCGTCAAGGTCGACGCCGACATCGATCCGGTCGAAGCCGCCTTGTTCGGCTGCGCGGTGCTGACCGGCGTCGGTGCTGCGGTCAATACCGCCGAGGTCAAGGCCGGCACCACGGCCGCCGTGCTCGGGCTGGGCGGCGTCGGCTTGTGCGCCATGCTGGGCGCGCTGGCTTCGGGCGCGCGCGAAGTGATTGCAGTCGACCTGCACGACAGCAAGCTGGCGCTGGCCAAGTCGCTGGGCGCCACGGCGACGGTCAATGCGCGCGATCCGGACGCAGTGGAAAAGGTCAGGGCGCTGACCAGGGGTGGCGTCGACTACGCCTTCGAAATGGCCGGCTCGGTGCAGGCGATGGAAGCCGCTTACCGGATGACGCGCCGCGGCGGCATGACGGTCACCGCGGGCCTGCCTGCACCCGACCAGAAATGGGCCCTGCAGCAAGTCAGCCTGGTGGCCGAGGAGCGCACGGTCAAGGGCAGCTACATCGGATCCTGCGTACCGCTGCGCGACATTCCCCGTTACATCGGCCTGTACCAAAGCGGCCGCTTGCCGATCGACAAACTGATGGGGCAGCGGCTGGCGCTGTCGGATATCAACAGCGGCTTCGACCGTCTGGCTTCAGGGGAGGGATTGCGCGATCTGATCGTTTTTTGA
- a CDS encoding HpcH/HpaI aldolase/citrate lyase family protein — MSAFPLARSYLFVPANRPDRYGKALASGADAVIVDLEDAVAPAAKVQARDTLADWLAQQAAPQEKLWVRINAADTGWYADDVRCFANAPIAGIVLPKADDCDAIRNIAQHFVGPRSRSRLLPLIETAVGIAQMRDIARARHVERLVFGSIDLQVDLGIQCEPQESELTHLRVEMVIASRLANIAQPVDGVTTTFDDAPFLEHAVSRARRIGFGAKLCIHPRQVGIVNQGFLPSAEEVVWACAVMAAVERSDGGAISLNGKMIDKPVIMQAEKFLRQIREE, encoded by the coding sequence TGGCAAGCGGTGCGGATGCAGTCATCGTGGATCTGGAAGATGCCGTGGCGCCGGCCGCCAAGGTGCAGGCGCGCGACACGCTGGCCGACTGGCTGGCGCAGCAAGCGGCGCCGCAAGAAAAGCTCTGGGTGCGCATCAACGCCGCCGACACCGGCTGGTACGCCGACGATGTGCGCTGTTTCGCCAATGCGCCAATCGCCGGCATCGTATTGCCGAAGGCCGATGACTGCGACGCGATCCGCAACATTGCCCAACATTTCGTCGGCCCGCGCAGCCGTTCGCGCCTGTTGCCATTGATCGAAACCGCTGTCGGTATTGCGCAGATGCGCGATATCGCCCGGGCGCGGCATGTCGAGCGACTGGTGTTCGGCTCGATCGACCTGCAGGTCGATCTCGGCATCCAGTGCGAACCGCAGGAGAGCGAGTTGACGCATCTGCGGGTCGAGATGGTCATCGCTTCACGACTGGCGAACATCGCGCAACCGGTCGACGGCGTCACGACCACGTTCGACGACGCGCCTTTCCTTGAACACGCGGTCAGCCGGGCGCGCCGCATCGGCTTCGGCGCCAAACTGTGCATTCATCCGCGCCAGGTCGGGATCGTCAATCAGGGATTCCTGCCCAGCGCCGAGGAAGTCGTCTGGGCTTGCGCCGTCATGGCGGCGGTGGAGAGGAGCGATGGCGGCGCGATATCGTTGAACGGAAAAATGATCGATAAGCCGGTCATCATGCAAGCCGAAAAATTCCTGCGGCAGATCCGCGAGGAATAG
- a CDS encoding TRAP transporter substrate-binding protein: MTKKLFAAATTAVLLAFALPAAPALAQQTIVIKFSHVVANNTPKGKGAERFKQLAEERTKGRVKVEVYPNSQLYKDKEELEALQLGAVQMLAPSLAKFGPLGVKEYEVFDLPYIFPNRAVLARVTEGPIGQGLFRKLETKGIKGLAYWDNGMKVMTANKPLHKVDDFRGMKMRIQSSKVLDEQFRALKANPQVLAFSEVYQAMQTGVVDGSENTPSNIYSQKVHEVQSQLTVSDHGYIGYAVIVNKKFWESLPPDVRGQLESAMKDATRYANAIAQQENEDALAAIKASGKTKVYYLTDAEKAEWRKALLPVHKSMESRVGKELIQEIYKETANLGAK, encoded by the coding sequence ATGACCAAAAAACTATTCGCTGCGGCAACGACCGCAGTATTGCTGGCCTTCGCACTACCGGCGGCACCGGCGCTGGCGCAGCAGACCATCGTCATCAAGTTCAGCCACGTGGTGGCCAACAATACGCCCAAGGGAAAAGGCGCCGAGCGCTTCAAGCAACTGGCCGAAGAGCGCACCAAGGGCCGCGTGAAGGTCGAGGTGTATCCCAACAGCCAGCTCTACAAGGACAAGGAAGAACTAGAAGCCTTGCAGCTCGGGGCGGTGCAGATGCTGGCGCCTTCGCTGGCGAAGTTCGGCCCGCTGGGCGTGAAGGAATATGAAGTCTTCGATCTGCCGTATATCTTTCCCAATCGCGCAGTGTTGGCGCGCGTCACCGAAGGACCGATCGGCCAGGGCCTGTTCAGGAAACTGGAAACCAAGGGCATCAAAGGCCTGGCCTACTGGGACAACGGCATGAAGGTGATGACGGCCAACAAGCCGCTGCACAAGGTTGACGATTTCCGCGGCATGAAGATGCGCATCCAGTCGTCCAAGGTGCTGGACGAACAGTTCCGGGCGCTCAAGGCCAATCCGCAGGTGCTGGCGTTCTCCGAGGTGTACCAGGCGATGCAGACCGGCGTGGTCGACGGCAGCGAAAACACGCCGTCGAACATCTACTCCCAGAAAGTGCATGAAGTGCAATCGCAGCTGACGGTGTCCGACCATGGCTACATCGGCTACGCAGTGATCGTGAACAAGAAATTCTGGGAAAGTCTGCCGCCGGATGTGCGCGGCCAGTTGGAGTCCGCGATGAAGGATGCAACACGCTACGCCAACGCCATTGCACAGCAGGAGAACGAAGATGCGCTGGCGGCGATCAAGGCTTCCGGCAAGACCAAGGTGTATTACCTGACCGACGCCGAAAAGGCGGAGTGGCGCAAGGCCTTGCTGCCGGTGCACAAGTCGATGGAGTCGCGCGTCGGCAAGGAGCTTATCCAGGAAATCTATAAGGAGACGGCAAATCTCGGCGCAAAGTAA
- a CDS encoding NADP(H)-dependent aldo-keto reductase, translating into MQYRPLGRTNINVSLITLGTMTWGEQNTEAEAHSQLDYAVERGINLIDVAEMYPVPPKAETQGLSERYLGTWLKKSGKRDQLLIATKATGPARKPHNPRHVRGGINNLDRKGLTDALNGSLERLQLDHVDLYQLHWPDRSVNSFGQLNYAHVADEETVAIDETLRVLSEFVKAGKIRHIGLSNETAWGVGQFLRAAEKFDLERVVSIQNPYNLLNRSFEINLAEFAHREQVGLLAYSPLAMGMLSGKYENGARPAAGRLTIFERFTRYSNPQAQTATTAYVALARKHGLDPAQLALAYVNSRPFVTSNIIGATTLEQLRSNIDSLSLQLSPEIIEQIDAIHKTQPNPAP; encoded by the coding sequence ATGCAATACCGCCCTCTTGGCCGCACCAACATCAACGTCAGCCTGATTACGCTCGGCACCATGACCTGGGGCGAACAGAATACCGAAGCCGAAGCGCACTCCCAGCTCGACTACGCCGTCGAGCGCGGCATCAACCTGATCGACGTCGCCGAAATGTATCCGGTGCCGCCCAAGGCGGAAACCCAGGGCCTGAGCGAACGCTACCTCGGCACCTGGCTGAAGAAATCCGGCAAGCGCGACCAGTTGCTGATCGCCACCAAGGCCACCGGCCCCGCACGCAAGCCGCACAACCCGCGCCATGTGCGCGGCGGCATCAACAATCTCGACCGCAAGGGACTGACCGATGCGCTCAATGGCAGCTTGGAACGCCTGCAGCTCGATCACGTCGACCTGTACCAGTTGCACTGGCCGGATCGCAGCGTCAACAGCTTCGGCCAGCTCAACTATGCGCACGTCGCCGACGAAGAAACCGTGGCCATCGATGAGACGCTGCGCGTCCTGTCCGAGTTCGTCAAGGCCGGCAAGATCCGCCACATCGGCCTGTCCAACGAGACCGCCTGGGGTGTTGGGCAATTCCTGCGCGCGGCCGAAAAATTCGATCTGGAGCGCGTGGTCTCGATCCAGAATCCTTACAACCTGCTGAATCGCAGCTTCGAAATCAACCTCGCCGAATTCGCCCATCGCGAACAGGTCGGCTTGCTGGCCTATTCGCCGCTGGCCATGGGCATGTTGTCCGGCAAATATGAGAACGGCGCCCGCCCCGCCGCAGGCCGCCTGACCATATTCGAGCGCTTCACCCGCTATTCCAACCCGCAGGCGCAAACCGCCACCACCGCCTACGTCGCGCTGGCACGCAAGCACGGCCTCGATCCGGCGCAACTGGCGCTGGCCTACGTCAACAGCCGCCCGTTCGTTACATCGAACATCATCGGCGCCACCACGCTGGAACAGCTGCGCAGCAACATCGACAGCCTGTCGTTGCAGCTGTCGCCGGAAATCATCGAGCAGATCGACGCGATCCACAAGACGCAGCCGAATCCGGCGCCCTGA